The following proteins are co-located in the Paenibacillus sp. FSL H8-0079 genome:
- a CDS encoding fibronectin type III domain-containing protein, whose amino-acid sequence MMKKNCLAFMTVLLIVLLFSQSTTGAASPLSKKVDGMLGFSPPTGTEVKASSEYSIYTAKNVIDGKLKNEWNAGTYRGTVELKFSEAIEFNFVHISTAAEPIRSVTYQIYGLKDGTWTAISPKETQALSERFNTPPPVKVTQGVYEGIKIEGDGGSSWLAIDEITLGSFEYIKLNGSITGTTATLNWNTINDATGYKLQYGTESGKYTDSITVEGKDISTYKVPNLGFGKTYYFQIVAIFNGVETVISNEVALTINNDNTEIPTPEQPAGDRAILVVTMTTGLEKEFDLSMKEVNSFIDWYETKQAGSGKASYAIDKHDNNKGPFKSRKDYILFDRVLTFEVSEY is encoded by the coding sequence ATGATGAAAAAAAATTGTTTGGCATTTATGACTGTTCTACTTATAGTTCTCTTGTTTTCTCAATCAACAACAGGAGCGGCATCTCCGTTAAGTAAAAAGGTAGATGGAATGCTTGGATTTTCTCCACCCACTGGAACTGAAGTAAAGGCAAGTAGCGAGTATTCTATATACACTGCGAAAAATGTGATTGATGGTAAGCTGAAAAACGAATGGAATGCAGGTACATATAGAGGTACCGTTGAACTAAAATTTTCCGAAGCAATTGAATTTAACTTTGTTCATATTAGCACTGCAGCAGAACCGATAAGGTCCGTTACATATCAAATCTATGGATTAAAAGATGGCACCTGGACTGCTATTAGTCCTAAAGAAACCCAAGCACTTTCAGAAAGATTTAATACACCTCCACCGGTTAAAGTTACGCAAGGAGTATATGAGGGCATAAAGATTGAGGGGGACGGTGGTTCTTCTTGGTTGGCAATCGATGAAATTACATTAGGCAGTTTTGAATATATCAAATTAAATGGTTCTATCACAGGAACTACTGCTACCTTAAATTGGAATACAATTAACGATGCTACAGGATATAAACTTCAATATGGTACTGAGTCAGGAAAATACACAGATTCGATTACAGTAGAAGGGAAAGATATCTCAACTTATAAAGTACCAAATTTGGGATTCGGTAAAACTTACTACTTCCAAATCGTAGCTATCTTCAATGGAGTAGAAACAGTTATTTCGAATGAAGTAGCATTAACTATAAATAATGATAACACTGAGATACCAACACCGGAACAGCCTGCAGGTGATCGTGCAATCCTTGTCGTGACTATGACTACCGGTCTTGAGAAAGAGTTTGACTTGAGCATGAAAGAAGTAAATAGTTTCATTGATTGGTATGAAACAAAACAAGCAGGAAGCGGAAAAGCATCATACGCAATTGATAAGCATGACAATAACAAAGGTCCGTTCAAGAGCCGCAAGGACTACATCCTATTTGATCGAGTCCTGACGTTTGAAGTAAGCGAATACTAA